In the genome of Amphiura filiformis chromosome 4, Afil_fr2py, whole genome shotgun sequence, one region contains:
- the LOC140150813 gene encoding serine/arginine-rich splicing factor 2-like, whose amino-acid sequence MSYGRGPPEIEGMTSLKVDNLTFRTTPEELRKAFDKYGEVGDVYIPRDRFTKQSRGFAFIRFYDRRDAEDAMDYMDGKDLDGRELKVQLARYGRPERRPPRPRWGGDRGGGGRYGGGGGYSGGGGRRRRYSRSYSRSRSRSRSRSPRRRRSRSFSRSRSRSRGRQLSRSPQKSRSPSPARRASQSRSRSP is encoded by the exons ATGTCGTACGGCAGGGGGCCGCCAGAAATCGAGGGTATGACCTCTCTAAAAGTAGATAATCTCACATTTCGTACCACGCCAGAAGAGCTTCGCAAAGCTTTTGATAAATATGGCGAGGTTGGCGATGTGTACATACCGCGTGATCGCTTCACAAAGCAAAGCAGAGGGTTTGCGTTTATCAGATTTTACGATAGGAGAGACGCAGAAGATGCTATGGATTATATGGATGGTAAAGATTTAGACGGCAGAGAATTGAAGGTACAGTTGGCAAGATACGGAAGACCAGAAAGAAGACCACCACGTCCCAGATGGGGAGGTGATCGAGGCGGTGGCGGTCgatatggtggtggtggtggttacaGCGGAGGTGGTGGACGCAGGAGAAGGTATTCAAG ATCCTACTCAAGGTCGCGGTCCCGTTCCAGGTCCCGCTCACCTCGTAGGCGTCGCAGCAGGTCATTTTCCCGTTCTCGTTCTCGTAGCAGAGGAAGGCAGTTGAGCAGGTCGCCACAGAAATCTCGTTCTCCCTCACCAGCACGCAGGGCATCACAGTCAAGATCCCGGTCTCCATAA